From a single Gracilimonas sp. genomic region:
- a CDS encoding NAD(P)H-dependent glycerol-3-phosphate dehydrogenase: MSKRNVTIVGAGSFGTALALVLDTAGNNVQMWAREENIANQINEKHINPSYLNDIDLPEGIKAYNDLEQCLKSQDMVVFATPSHTLRELAGKLKPCLDGHEILVTVAKGIENDTFKTMSQILVEVMEGTTYEDNIGVLYGPSHAEEVGKLKPTTVVAAAYSTRTARIIQETFLTPMFRVYINNDVIGVEIGGSVKNIMAIAAGIVDGAELGDNAKAALITRGLHEMKRMGLMMGAHSDTFSGLTGMGDLIVTCTSTHSRNRSVGFRIGKGEKLDDIIDSMNMVAEGVKTTKSVRDWAIKNNVEMPITHAIYSVLFENVDPRDALYELMTRDPKDEIVM, encoded by the coding sequence ATGAGTAAACGAAATGTTACTATAGTTGGAGCGGGAAGTTTTGGAACGGCCCTCGCCCTTGTGTTGGACACGGCCGGGAATAACGTTCAAATGTGGGCCCGCGAGGAAAACATCGCCAACCAGATTAATGAAAAGCACATTAATCCTTCTTATCTGAATGATATTGACCTGCCGGAAGGAATAAAAGCATACAACGATTTAGAACAGTGCCTGAAATCTCAGGATATGGTCGTTTTTGCAACGCCTTCTCACACCTTAAGAGAATTAGCCGGAAAATTGAAGCCCTGCCTCGACGGACATGAAATTCTGGTAACCGTTGCCAAGGGAATAGAAAACGACACCTTCAAAACCATGTCGCAAATATTGGTGGAGGTGATGGAAGGTACTACCTATGAGGATAACATCGGAGTGCTGTATGGGCCAAGCCATGCCGAAGAAGTGGGCAAGCTGAAGCCAACAACCGTGGTGGCAGCCGCCTATTCAACCCGGACGGCACGCATTATACAGGAAACGTTTCTCACCCCAATGTTCCGTGTGTATATCAATAATGATGTGATTGGCGTGGAAATCGGTGGCTCGGTAAAAAACATTATGGCGATTGCTGCCGGAATTGTGGACGGAGCCGAATTGGGAGACAATGCCAAGGCCGCACTCATCACCCGCGGACTCCATGAAATGAAACGAATGGGACTCATGATGGGAGCTCATTCCGATACCTTCTCCGGGTTAACCGGTATGGGTGACCTGATCGTTACCTGTACAAGTACACACAGCCGGAACCGTTCGGTAGGATTTCGCATTGGTAAAGGAGAGAAGCTGGACGATATTATCGACAGCATGAATATGGTAGCTGAAGGTGTGAAAACAACAAAATCGGTGAGGGACTGGGCCATCAAGAATAATGTTGAGATGCCTATAACTCACGCCATCTACAGCGTTTTATTTGAAAATGTTGACCCGCGGGATGCGTTGTATGAACTCATGACCCGCGACCCTAAAGATGAAATCGTGATGTAG
- a CDS encoding iron-sulfur cluster assembly accessory protein codes for MSVQEENLDDVISSLIDVDEEEETATPQPITEKDYQKEELTGEPVMLTERAARQVEKIKQQEEMDENLYLRVAVDGGGCSGLSYKLGLDYRTDEDNVYESHGVEIIVAPKHLMYLEGMQIDYPDGLDARGFTFDNPNAVENCGCGTSFAI; via the coding sequence ATGAGTGTTCAAGAAGAAAATTTAGATGATGTAATTTCCTCACTGATTGATGTGGATGAAGAAGAGGAAACGGCTACACCTCAGCCTATCACCGAAAAAGACTACCAAAAAGAAGAGCTGACCGGCGAACCTGTAATGCTTACCGAACGGGCCGCCCGGCAGGTAGAGAAAATCAAACAGCAGGAAGAGATGGATGAAAACCTGTATCTGAGGGTTGCTGTTGATGGAGGAGGCTGCTCCGGTTTAAGCTATAAACTTGGCCTCGACTACCGCACCGATGAGGATAATGTGTATGAAAGCCACGGAGTGGAAATTATCGTAGCTCCGAAACACCTCATGTATTTAGAGGGAATGCAGATCGACTACCCCGATGGATTAGACGCCCGCGGTTTCACCTTCGACAACCCTAATGCCGTTGAAAACTGTGGCTGCGGTACTTCTTTCGCTATTTAA
- a CDS encoding lytic murein transglycosylase yields MKKTIIPFLLFLLTIPFTASADPSDPDKMKANIDELSEYFESKGYAFNQLLEDSRFKLIEDITGKFTRAVEIKIESFEDYQGIIKYDVKKQKLEDFLVKYAPELDAAQEKYGIPKHVIAGIIGIESEFGKYKGSYNPFNAYVSMYAEGYRSEWSKAQLEELLIFAKKNDLDILSLESSYAGAMSYAQFIPYSLNRWWVGSDLYYMPNNIFSVANYLSHFYEITGSMEKAVMRYNPSTMYTKVVLELAEEARKLEKTR; encoded by the coding sequence ATGAAAAAGACCATCATCCCATTCCTGTTATTCCTGCTAACGATTCCATTTACGGCATCAGCTGACCCTTCCGATCCGGATAAAATGAAAGCCAATATCGATGAGCTTTCCGAATACTTTGAAAGCAAAGGTTATGCATTTAATCAGCTTTTGGAAGACTCCCGCTTTAAACTGATTGAAGACATCACCGGGAAGTTTACACGAGCGGTCGAAATCAAGATCGAAAGTTTTGAGGATTACCAGGGCATTATTAAGTACGATGTTAAAAAGCAAAAGCTGGAAGACTTTCTAGTTAAATACGCCCCGGAATTAGACGCCGCCCAGGAAAAATACGGCATCCCCAAGCATGTGATTGCAGGGATTATCGGGATTGAATCTGAGTTTGGGAAGTACAAAGGAAGCTACAATCCATTTAATGCTTACGTTTCGATGTATGCGGAAGGCTATAGAAGTGAATGGTCGAAGGCTCAGCTGGAAGAGCTTCTTATCTTTGCAAAAAAGAATGACCTGGATATACTATCGCTGGAATCCAGTTATGCCGGGGCAATGTCTTATGCCCAATTTATTCCCTATTCACTGAATCGCTGGTGGGTGGGCTCTGATCTTTATTATATGCCCAATAACATTTTCTCTGTTGCCAATTACCTGTCTCACTTTTACGAAATAACGGGCAGCATGGAGAAGGCGGTTATGCGCTATAATCCAAGCACCATGTACACCAAAGTGGTACTGGAGCTGGCTGAGGAAGCGCGGAAGCTGGAAAAGACAAGGTAA
- the plsY gene encoding glycerol-3-phosphate 1-O-acyltransferase PlsY → MVSLLVVLSVSFVLGSIPSSLWVGQIFHKTDIRTQGSGNLGTTNAFRILGWKSGVSVLVLDFMKGFVASFWVSLYAFEIGNGPIAPPGWEADAFLKITCGLMAVVGHMFPIFASFKGGKGAATACGMLFGIEPISISVSSVVFIIITFSTRYVSLASITASFIYPISLVIMRYGFGYYVDGSIIIFATFIAAGIIYKHKSNIRRLLDGNENRVNLYGKKNKEEEEQAAEKLAEAEA, encoded by the coding sequence ATGGTTTCATTACTTGTTGTTTTATCAGTCAGTTTCGTGTTGGGATCGATTCCATCCTCGCTGTGGGTGGGTCAGATATTCCACAAAACGGATATTCGGACTCAGGGAAGTGGCAACCTTGGAACCACCAACGCATTTCGAATTTTAGGCTGGAAATCAGGTGTATCGGTACTGGTACTCGATTTTATGAAAGGTTTCGTAGCCTCTTTCTGGGTCAGCCTTTATGCTTTTGAAATTGGAAACGGCCCCATCGCTCCTCCCGGCTGGGAAGCCGATGCTTTTCTGAAAATCACTTGTGGGTTGATGGCTGTGGTAGGTCACATGTTCCCCATCTTTGCCAGCTTTAAAGGTGGCAAAGGGGCAGCGACCGCCTGTGGTATGCTCTTTGGTATTGAACCGATTTCTATCAGTGTTTCTTCCGTTGTATTTATCATTATTACTTTTTCTACCCGTTACGTTTCCCTGGCTTCCATCACCGCCAGTTTTATTTACCCCATCAGTTTGGTGATTATGCGGTACGGTTTCGGATATTATGTGGATGGAAGCATCATCATTTTTGCCACTTTTATTGCAGCCGGTATTATTTACAAGCATAAATCAAATATTCGGCGTTTATTGGACGGAAATGAAAACCGTGTGAATCTTTACGGAAAGAAGAATAAAGAAGAAGAGGAACAGGCTGCTGAGAAGTTGGCTGAGGCAGAAGCATGA
- a CDS encoding TonB-dependent receptor, with translation MFNLFFKKSLLTAFLLTIPLLFSQEVQAQTVTGKVLDAQSKEPLQGAAVRQQGTSRGVVTQDDGSFDIRLSENGEEALLITYLGYKDEEVGVSDDKKDLEIYLFPETYIGDDVFVSATRADEASPITYTNIDAEEIERRNLGQDVPYLLQSAPSVTTTSDAGAGIGYTGIRIRGVDPARINVTINGIPVNDAESHGVFWVNLPDLSSSTENIQIQRGVGTSTNGAGAFGATVNLQTSSSQADPFGEVNTGLGSFNTQKYNVKLGSGLMENGWQFEGRLSKIDSDGFIDRASSDLDSYFLSASHHGDRSLLRADVFSGRERTYQAWNGVPEPILEGDQQELERYISNLVFNPGEQEHWRENLGNRQFNQFRYEDQLDNYQQNYYQLHYSYQIRENWNANVSAFYTKGFGYFEEYERGEDLSEYGIEPLNSGDPTESDLVRRRWLDNDFYGTIFSTQYTHSETWDVTFGGGYSYYDGAHFGEVIWARYAGDSEIEERYYDNDGIKNDYNLYSKLQYKLTENLNSYVDLQVRGVEYDFLGNGFVRSAGSNVRDSLVALQQTDNLLFFNPKFGFVYSLPEDQRVYASFAVGSKEPTRDEYVDSSPESRPNPEKLYNVELGYRGDFNRFFTGVNVYGMFYRDQLVPTGQINDVGEIVRENVPESYRAGIELQGGYSLTNNLSISANATFSQNKIVEYTQYTDLYDASFSYQGQQETVYEDTDIAFSPSVVTNGIISYQNKGLTAEIISKYVSRQYLDNTQTQSRSIDPYFVNDVRLSYGFGDVPLLEDITATLQVNNIFNHKYVTNGYTFGWIYDGTPAHFNYYYPQAGTNFLFQVKWEF, from the coding sequence ATGTTTAATCTATTCTTTAAGAAGTCGTTGCTAACGGCTTTTCTGTTAACAATACCACTACTCTTTTCTCAGGAAGTTCAGGCGCAAACCGTTACGGGAAAGGTGCTTGATGCCCAATCCAAAGAACCGCTTCAGGGAGCTGCTGTACGCCAGCAGGGTACATCCCGTGGCGTAGTTACCCAGGATGACGGCTCTTTCGACATCCGGCTTTCTGAAAACGGAGAAGAAGCTTTACTGATCACCTATCTCGGGTATAAAGACGAAGAAGTTGGTGTGTCTGATGACAAGAAAGACCTCGAAATCTATCTCTTTCCGGAAACGTATATCGGAGATGATGTTTTTGTAAGTGCCACTCGCGCAGATGAAGCATCGCCCATTACCTATACCAATATTGATGCGGAGGAGATTGAAAGGCGCAATCTCGGGCAAGATGTGCCTTACCTGCTGCAAAGTGCCCCATCGGTCACCACCACCTCTGATGCCGGTGCCGGAATTGGCTATACGGGCATTCGAATTCGTGGTGTTGACCCGGCGCGGATCAATGTAACTATTAACGGAATTCCGGTGAATGATGCAGAGTCTCATGGCGTATTCTGGGTGAATTTACCGGACCTTTCTTCCTCTACAGAGAATATTCAAATTCAGCGTGGAGTGGGAACATCTACAAATGGTGCCGGTGCATTTGGAGCTACGGTGAACTTGCAAACCAGCTCTTCACAAGCCGATCCTTTTGGGGAGGTGAATACCGGGCTCGGTTCCTTCAATACCCAAAAATACAACGTTAAATTAGGCTCCGGATTGATGGAAAACGGCTGGCAATTTGAAGGCCGCTTGTCCAAAATTGATTCCGATGGTTTCATAGACCGTGCCAGCTCAGACCTTGATTCTTATTTTCTTTCCGCTTCACACCACGGAGACCGCAGCTTGTTACGTGCAGATGTATTTTCCGGGCGGGAGCGTACCTACCAGGCATGGAATGGTGTGCCTGAACCCATTCTTGAAGGGGATCAACAGGAGCTGGAGCGCTACATTTCAAACCTCGTTTTCAATCCAGGTGAACAGGAACACTGGAGAGAAAATCTCGGAAACCGGCAATTCAATCAGTTCCGGTACGAAGACCAGCTAGATAACTACCAGCAGAACTATTACCAATTGCACTATTCATACCAGATTCGAGAAAACTGGAATGCCAATGTCTCCGCCTTTTACACCAAAGGGTTTGGGTATTTTGAGGAATATGAACGGGGTGAAGATCTCTCAGAATACGGAATCGAGCCACTTAATTCCGGCGACCCGACTGAATCAGATCTCGTCCGCCGACGATGGTTAGACAATGATTTCTACGGAACCATATTCTCTACCCAATACACTCACTCAGAAACCTGGGATGTTACCTTTGGTGGTGGCTACAGCTACTATGACGGAGCTCACTTTGGCGAAGTGATCTGGGCACGATATGCAGGCGACAGTGAAATCGAAGAGCGCTACTACGACAATGACGGCATCAAGAATGATTATAACCTGTACTCCAAACTTCAGTACAAACTCACTGAAAACCTGAATTCGTATGTTGATCTTCAGGTGCGCGGAGTGGAATATGATTTCCTTGGGAACGGGTTTGTCCGCAGTGCCGGCAGCAATGTTCGCGATAGCCTGGTTGCCCTTCAGCAAACCGACAACCTGTTGTTCTTCAATCCGAAATTCGGTTTTGTGTATAGCTTGCCGGAAGACCAACGGGTGTATGCTTCATTCGCTGTTGGCAGCAAAGAGCCCACACGGGATGAGTATGTAGATTCAAGCCCTGAAAGCCGGCCCAACCCTGAGAAACTCTACAATGTAGAGCTTGGGTATCGTGGCGATTTCAACCGCTTTTTTACCGGGGTGAATGTGTATGGGATGTTCTACCGCGATCAATTAGTGCCTACCGGGCAGATCAATGATGTGGGGGAAATCGTGCGGGAAAACGTTCCTGAAAGCTATAGAGCCGGTATAGAATTGCAGGGCGGTTATAGTCTGACCAACAATCTGAGCATTTCTGCGAATGCCACTTTCAGCCAAAACAAGATTGTAGAATACACCCAGTACACTGATCTTTATGACGCAAGTTTCAGCTACCAGGGGCAACAGGAAACGGTGTATGAAGATACCGATATCGCTTTTTCACCTTCTGTTGTTACCAATGGAATCATTAGTTATCAAAACAAGGGGTTAACAGCCGAAATCATATCGAAATATGTGTCCCGGCAGTACCTCGATAATACTCAAACGCAGAGCAGGTCTATCGATCCATACTTTGTGAATGATGTTCGCTTAAGTTATGGGTTCGGTGATGTACCACTATTGGAAGATATCACCGCTACGCTGCAGGTGAACAACATCTTCAATCACAAGTACGTGACTAACGGCTATACCTTCGGGTGGATTTATGATGGGACCCCGGCTCACTTCAATTATTACTACCCACAGGCGGGAACCAACTTCTTGTTTCAGGTGAAGTGGGAGTTTTAA
- the lpdA gene encoding dihydrolipoyl dehydrogenase, translating to MAKEFDVCVIGSGPGGYVAAIRASQLGFKTAIVEKRHLGGVCLNIGCIPTKALLRSAEVYESIEHASDYGINVKDYSADFGGMVKRSRGVANKMSKGVQFLMKANKIEVFMGTGVFKSKSELSVNDDKGKEQESIKAKHFIVATGARPRQLPNLEIDGDMIIDSEKAMQLDKQPKKMVIVGAGAIGVEFAYFYNAIGTEVTIVELQDTLVPVEDKDVGKELGKIYKKKGMNVMTGSTVENVKKKGKGVEVTVKTKKGEEKIEADVVLSAVGVTGNVENLGLDKAGVKTEKGAIVVDKKTYKTNVDGIYAIGDVIGAPWLAHKASHEAVVLAEQLAGENPHPVNYNNIPGCTYCEPQIASVGLTEQAAKDEGYDVKVGKFPLSASGKATALGHEEGFVKVVFDAKYGEWLGCHMIGFGVTEMIAEAVVARDLETTGHEIISAVHPHPTLSEAVMEAAAEAYNEGVHLGTPVKKK from the coding sequence ATGGCAAAAGAATTTGATGTATGTGTAATCGGGTCAGGCCCCGGCGGATATGTAGCCGCAATTCGTGCTTCTCAGCTTGGCTTTAAAACGGCAATTGTTGAAAAAAGACATCTTGGTGGTGTTTGTTTGAATATCGGTTGTATTCCAACCAAAGCCCTGCTTCGTTCGGCTGAAGTGTATGAATCTATTGAGCACGCCTCTGATTACGGAATTAACGTGAAGGACTACTCTGCCGACTTCGGCGGTATGGTGAAGCGTAGCCGTGGTGTTGCCAACAAAATGAGCAAAGGCGTTCAGTTCCTGATGAAAGCCAATAAGATTGAAGTATTCATGGGAACGGGTGTTTTCAAATCCAAATCTGAATTGTCGGTAAATGATGATAAGGGCAAAGAGCAGGAAAGCATCAAAGCGAAGCATTTCATTGTAGCTACCGGAGCACGTCCTCGTCAGCTTCCAAACCTGGAAATTGATGGCGACATGATCATCGATTCTGAAAAGGCCATGCAGCTCGACAAGCAGCCTAAGAAAATGGTGATTGTCGGAGCCGGCGCTATCGGAGTTGAGTTTGCGTACTTCTACAATGCCATCGGAACAGAAGTGACCATCGTAGAGCTTCAGGACACATTGGTGCCTGTTGAAGACAAAGACGTTGGTAAAGAACTTGGCAAGATCTACAAGAAGAAAGGCATGAACGTGATGACCGGAAGCACGGTCGAAAACGTGAAGAAGAAAGGTAAAGGTGTTGAAGTAACCGTTAAAACCAAGAAAGGCGAAGAGAAAATTGAAGCCGATGTGGTTCTTTCTGCGGTAGGTGTAACCGGAAACGTAGAAAATCTTGGATTGGATAAAGCCGGTGTTAAAACCGAGAAAGGCGCCATCGTTGTTGACAAGAAAACCTACAAAACCAATGTTGACGGAATTTACGCCATTGGTGATGTAATTGGCGCTCCGTGGCTGGCTCACAAAGCTTCTCATGAAGCTGTGGTACTTGCCGAACAACTGGCCGGCGAAAACCCACACCCGGTGAATTACAATAACATTCCGGGCTGTACGTACTGCGAACCACAGATTGCTTCTGTTGGGTTAACTGAGCAGGCAGCCAAAGATGAAGGTTATGATGTGAAAGTCGGAAAATTCCCGCTTTCAGCATCCGGTAAGGCGACCGCTCTTGGTCATGAAGAAGGCTTTGTAAAAGTGGTATTCGATGCCAAATACGGCGAGTGGTTAGGTTGCCACATGATTGGATTCGGCGTAACGGAAATGATTGCCGAAGCCGTTGTAGCCCGTGACCTTGAAACGACCGGCCATGAAATTATCAGTGCGGTTCACCCACACCCAACCCTCTCTGAGGCGGTAATGGAAGCTGCAGCTGAAGCCTATAATGAAGGTGTTCACTTAGGAACTCCCGTTAAGAAGAAATAG
- a CDS encoding ATP-binding protein: protein MEDELEFYLQYTDSVQVSKLTPGDLKSLIQTGESSFLEFKHSVASPEKIAREIAAFANTKGGTILIGVEDNGEMIGVEGYHEEEFWLNQAASEECIPEVPISIELVNLGERDVLIVKVPEAEEKPVYVKGKNVRQVYVRLEDESVVASDEYIEVLKQNYSEEGFTFEYGEKEQQLFRFLNEYGDITVKRFSLLISVTTYRAAKILVNLVSAGILDLFEKDGVTHYTFSKKSS from the coding sequence ATGGAAGACGAACTCGAGTTTTACTTACAGTACACCGACAGCGTTCAGGTTTCGAAGCTTACCCCGGGTGACCTGAAAAGCCTGATCCAAACCGGTGAAAGCAGCTTTTTGGAATTCAAGCATAGCGTAGCATCTCCCGAAAAAATTGCCCGGGAAATAGCGGCATTTGCCAATACAAAAGGCGGCACCATTCTAATAGGTGTGGAAGACAACGGCGAAATGATTGGCGTGGAAGGATACCACGAAGAGGAATTTTGGCTGAACCAGGCTGCTTCTGAAGAATGCATACCTGAGGTGCCGATCAGTATAGAACTGGTAAACCTCGGCGAGCGTGATGTGCTGATTGTAAAAGTACCGGAGGCCGAAGAAAAGCCGGTGTATGTGAAAGGAAAGAACGTTAGGCAGGTGTACGTCCGCCTGGAAGATGAAAGCGTGGTTGCCAGCGATGAATATATTGAGGTGCTGAAGCAGAATTATTCTGAAGAAGGCTTCACGTTTGAGTATGGGGAAAAAGAACAGCAATTGTTTCGTTTTCTGAATGAATACGGAGACATCACGGTTAAGAGGTTCTCGTTGCTGATAAGTGTTACGACTTATCGTGCAGCTAAGATTTTGGTGAATTTAGTGAGTGCCGGCATTCTTGATTTGTTTGAGAAAGACGGGGTTACGCATTATACATTTTCCAAAAAAAGTTCGTAA
- a CDS encoding M28 family peptidase, whose translation MTKYLSILLLAVVFVSCSSSEKERSTTPEISDQDVLSHITFLAADQMRGREAGTAEEAAAANYIADLFRSYGLDPAGEEGTYFQEFTINTAVLNNPHASESDTSGEKRLSKNVAGLLQGTGDSDEVIIVGAHYDHLGMGRFGSLSSSEEPRIHNGADDNASGTAGVLELAEYFSANRPETDLLFLAFSGEEMGLLGSQYYVENPTIELENALAMINMDMVGRMSNGRLMIFGVATTDSWESILTEANTDSLQLDLVPDGTGASDHTSFYYQDIPVLHYFTDTHADYHRPSDDTEWINAEGQEQLLTHVKRVIERLDELDKEDMAFTEAPGEQQRNMTMDGPTLGVLPDYGYDGEGFRITGVSEGRAADNAGLQGGDIIINIGGRDIADIYKYMEALNELKAGQQTTVTVLRDGEELSFDLQL comes from the coding sequence ATGACCAAATATTTATCAATTTTACTGCTGGCTGTAGTGTTTGTTTCCTGTTCCTCTTCCGAAAAGGAGCGATCAACAACTCCCGAAATTTCTGATCAGGATGTTTTATCACACATCACCTTTTTGGCTGCCGATCAAATGCGGGGCCGGGAAGCGGGTACGGCGGAAGAAGCGGCCGCTGCTAATTATATCGCCGATTTATTCCGAAGCTATGGTCTTGATCCTGCCGGCGAGGAAGGAACCTATTTTCAGGAATTCACCATCAACACGGCGGTGTTGAATAATCCACATGCGAGTGAATCGGATACTTCAGGTGAAAAGAGATTGAGCAAGAACGTTGCCGGATTATTACAGGGAACCGGAGATTCGGATGAAGTAATAATTGTGGGAGCACATTATGACCATTTAGGAATGGGACGATTTGGCTCGCTGAGCAGTAGTGAGGAGCCGCGCATACACAATGGAGCCGATGACAACGCTTCCGGAACCGCCGGCGTGTTGGAGCTGGCCGAATATTTTTCAGCTAATCGCCCGGAAACAGATCTTCTCTTCCTCGCTTTTTCCGGGGAGGAAATGGGCCTGCTGGGCTCTCAGTATTATGTGGAGAACCCGACCATTGAACTGGAAAACGCTTTGGCTATGATCAATATGGATATGGTGGGACGAATGAGCAACGGCCGCCTGATGATTTTCGGCGTAGCTACTACGGATAGCTGGGAATCTATTCTTACTGAAGCCAACACAGATTCTCTTCAGTTAGACCTGGTTCCCGATGGAACCGGAGCCAGCGATCACACCAGTTTTTACTATCAGGATATTCCGGTTTTGCATTACTTCACAGATACGCATGCCGACTATCACCGACCTTCTGATGACACGGAATGGATTAATGCAGAAGGGCAGGAACAGCTTCTTACACATGTAAAGCGGGTAATTGAACGCCTGGATGAACTGGATAAAGAAGATATGGCATTTACCGAAGCCCCCGGCGAACAGCAACGAAACATGACGATGGACGGACCTACCCTCGGAGTATTGCCTGATTACGGCTATGACGGAGAGGGATTTAGAATTACAGGTGTGAGTGAAGGCCGTGCTGCCGATAATGCCGGGCTGCAGGGCGGTGATATTATCATCAATATAGGTGGTAGGGATATAGCCGACATCTACAAATACATGGAAGCTTTGAATGAGCTCAAGGCCGGACAGCAAACAACCGTAACCGTTCTCCGCGATGGGGAAGAACTGAGCTTTGATTTGCAGCTGTAA
- the lipB gene encoding lipoyl(octanoyl) transferase LipB, with the protein MSKKVELYDLGSASYQPIWDLQHAVQQRIIEEKRAEQEGEFEGERLDDILFFVEHPHVYTLGKSGNEEHMLRSMMELQQLEAEFIKIDRGGDITYHGPGQIVGYPILDLDRHFTDVHKYLRFLEEVIIRVCADYGFEAGRIEGATGVWVDDAKICAMGIRCSRWVTMHGFALNVNTDLRYFNNIVPCGIDDKAVTSLQKLNGREIDPEEVKKRIVSHFENVFNVSISPKGSLQEVEHNIL; encoded by the coding sequence ATGAGCAAAAAAGTCGAACTGTACGATTTGGGTTCTGCCTCATATCAGCCGATATGGGATTTACAGCATGCCGTGCAGCAACGCATCATAGAAGAAAAGCGCGCCGAGCAAGAGGGGGAGTTCGAAGGAGAACGCCTGGATGATATTCTGTTTTTTGTGGAACATCCACATGTGTACACGCTGGGCAAAAGTGGTAATGAAGAGCATATGCTCCGGTCCATGATGGAGCTTCAGCAATTAGAAGCGGAGTTCATAAAGATCGATCGTGGCGGTGACATTACCTACCACGGGCCGGGACAAATTGTAGGCTACCCGATTTTAGATTTGGATCGCCATTTCACTGACGTGCATAAGTACCTTCGCTTCCTCGAAGAAGTGATTATCCGCGTCTGTGCCGACTATGGATTTGAAGCCGGGCGTATTGAAGGCGCAACCGGTGTTTGGGTTGATGATGCCAAAATTTGCGCCATGGGCATTCGGTGCTCCCGGTGGGTAACCATGCATGGTTTTGCGCTCAATGTGAATACCGATCTCAGATATTTTAATAACATCGTTCCCTGCGGGATTGATGATAAAGCCGTTACCAGTTTACAGAAGCTGAACGGCAGGGAAATTGACCCCGAAGAAGTGAAAAAACGGATTGTTTCTCATTTCGAAAACGTTTTCAATGTATCCATTTCTCCCAAGGGTTCTCTGCAGGAAGTGGAGCATAATATTTTGTAA
- the lipA gene encoding lipoyl synthase, translating to MIKELQVVDKPSENRRPDWLRVKLPSGEKFKEVSENIRKHNLNTVCAEARCPNMGECWGAGTATFMILGDVCTRSCAFCAIKTGRPPQDLDWDEPKRVADAAAKMGLKHVVLTSVNRDERKDGGAPIFAECHKEIRKAIPGVTIESLIPDFRGEWDAALQIVFDTPPDVLSHNLETVPSKYRRVRPQARYERSLELLQRTKNAGLRTKTGIMVGLGETREEVIELMQDCVDHGVDVLTIGQYMQPTKMHHPVMDWVHPDQFAEYKEIGEKLGIEHVESGPLVRSSYHAERHV from the coding sequence ATGATTAAAGAACTTCAGGTAGTAGATAAGCCATCCGAAAATCGCAGACCCGATTGGCTGCGTGTTAAACTTCCATCAGGGGAGAAATTCAAGGAAGTTTCGGAGAATATCCGAAAACATAATTTGAATACGGTATGTGCTGAAGCCCGTTGCCCGAATATGGGCGAATGCTGGGGAGCAGGAACGGCTACCTTCATGATATTGGGAGACGTTTGTACCCGATCGTGTGCTTTTTGCGCTATTAAGACAGGACGCCCTCCGCAAGACCTGGATTGGGATGAGCCCAAACGAGTGGCTGATGCCGCTGCCAAAATGGGACTGAAGCACGTGGTGCTGACCTCGGTAAACCGGGATGAACGTAAAGATGGCGGTGCCCCAATTTTTGCCGAATGTCATAAAGAAATCAGAAAAGCTATTCCGGGTGTGACTATTGAGTCTCTCATTCCTGATTTTCGTGGCGAATGGGATGCAGCTCTTCAAATTGTTTTTGATACCCCGCCGGATGTACTTAGCCACAACCTGGAAACCGTGCCAAGTAAGTACCGAAGAGTTCGCCCTCAGGCTCGTTACGAGCGCTCGCTGGAACTCCTTCAGCGCACCAAGAATGCCGGGCTTAGAACCAAAACCGGGATTATGGTTGGCCTGGGCGAAACCCGGGAAGAAGTCATTGAACTGATGCAGGATTGCGTGGATCACGGAGTGGATGTACTCACTATTGGTCAATACATGCAGCCTACCAAAATGCACCATCCTGTAATGGATTGGGTGCATCCTGATCAATTTGCGGAATACAAGGAGATCGGTGAAAAATTAGGCATAGAGCATGTGGAAAGTGGTCCGCTGGTTCGTTCTTCCTATCACGCCGAGCGTCACGTTTAA